CTCGAAACGCAACTTCACTCTCCCATTTGCGATAAGTCGATATTATGAAGTCTCCGCGTATTCGCGAGACCTTTTTGTCTGCGCACTGCAACATTATGCCGACCCGGCTTTCTCAGATATCGGCCAGACTCGCACCGGCTGGAAGCCCCCCGCGGGAACGCCGCGCCCGGCTGAAACATCACTCCTGACAGCAGCTGTCAGGAGACCCGGCGCACAATGCGGCCGCTTTCACACGGAACGCTGCAGGAGGCTGTGATGGAGTTGCTGATCAATATCGATGTCGACGATCTGGCGCGCGGCATCGATTTCTACGCGCAGGGGCTGGGGCTGCGGCTGGGCCGCAAGCTGTTCGACGGCTCCGTCGCCGAAATGCTGGGCGGCAATGCGCCGATTTACCTGCTCGCCAAGCCCGCGGGCACGCGCCCGACCACGCGCGCCGCGACCCGCCGCGACTATCGCCGCCACTGGACCCCGGT
This Cupriavidus nantongensis DNA region includes the following protein-coding sequences:
- a CDS encoding VOC family protein, translating into MELLINIDVDDLARGIDFYAQGLGLRLGRKLFDGSVAEMLGGNAPIYLLAKPAGTRPTTRAATRRDYRRHWTPVHLDFVVTDLEQAIERALEAGAEIEDWPQEFAWGRQATLSDPFGHGLCFIEWKGQGYGTVAD